One genomic region from Cellulomonas fengjieae encodes:
- a CDS encoding ABC transporter ATP-binding protein, protein MIEANGLTKRYGSRNVVDGMSFTVQPGKITGFLGPNGAGKSTTMRMVVGLDRPTGGTVTVNGRRYAQHRAPLAEVGVLLDAKAVHGGRSAREHLVALATTHGIGRRRVDEVVELTGLTSVARVRAGKFSLGMGQRLGIAAALLGDPQTLILDEPVNGLDPEGVLWVRTLLRGLAAEGRTVFLSSHLMSEMALTADHLIVVGRGQVIADAPVDEIVSRVRTSTVRVRTPDAARLAALLSREAGVELASTGADLLDVTGSTAPAIATLAAGAGIVLYELAPVQASLEDAYMQLTEHAVEYRATPPDAPTATSTSTSGAHR, encoded by the coding sequence ATGATCGAGGCCAACGGCCTGACCAAGCGGTACGGCAGCCGGAACGTCGTGGACGGGATGAGCTTCACCGTCCAGCCGGGGAAGATCACGGGGTTCCTGGGCCCCAACGGCGCGGGCAAGTCCACGACGATGCGCATGGTGGTCGGGCTCGACCGGCCGACCGGCGGGACCGTGACAGTCAACGGCCGCCGGTACGCACAGCACCGCGCGCCGCTGGCGGAGGTGGGCGTGCTGCTCGACGCCAAGGCCGTGCACGGTGGCCGGTCCGCCCGGGAGCACCTCGTGGCGCTGGCCACCACCCACGGCATCGGGCGGCGCCGCGTCGACGAGGTCGTCGAGCTGACCGGGCTGACGTCGGTCGCCCGCGTCCGGGCGGGGAAGTTCTCGCTCGGCATGGGCCAGCGCCTCGGCATCGCGGCCGCGCTCCTGGGTGACCCGCAGACGCTGATCCTCGACGAGCCGGTCAACGGGCTCGACCCCGAGGGCGTGCTGTGGGTCCGCACCCTGCTGCGTGGGCTCGCCGCCGAGGGGCGGACGGTCTTCCTGTCGTCGCACCTCATGTCCGAGATGGCCCTCACCGCCGACCACCTCATCGTCGTGGGCCGCGGCCAGGTGATCGCCGACGCACCCGTCGACGAGATCGTGTCCCGCGTGCGCACGTCGACCGTGCGCGTCCGCACCCCCGACGCCGCGCGCCTCGCCGCGCTGCTGTCCCGCGAGGCCGGCGTCGAGCTCGCGTCCACCGGCGCCGACCTGCTCGACGTCACGGGCAGCACCGCCCCCGCGATCGCGACGCTCGCCGCGGGCGCCGGGATCGTGCTCTACGAGCTCGCCCCGGTGCAGGCCTCCCTCGAGGACGCCTACATGCAGCTCACGGAGCACGCGGTCGAGTACCGCGCGACCCCTCCCGACGCGCCCACCGCCACCTCGACCTCGACCTCAGGAGCCCACCGATGA
- a CDS encoding ABC transporter permease subunit, whose product MTTAATLVRTPTAVQPVTFGRLVAAEWVKFRSLRSSWWALALAVAFFPMFAAMRSSSIAQIADEAPAGAFVGPVYVTSGLMLAQLVLCGLGVVVVTAEYRTGQIRSTLVAAPTRLPVLWAKLLVVVAVALATGLVGAVTGWVAAAPWFEAAGMSVDLSQPEHVRLMLGVPLYLAAMAALAYGIGAVLRSSAAGIATVLGLVFVVEPAFSYIPWQPLQSLAAYLPSAAGARLVTADAMGSVMSGSQSTMLGPWAGYAVLLGWVAAVLVVAAVLLRRRDA is encoded by the coding sequence ATGACCACGGCAGCCACGCTCGTCCGCACCCCCACCGCCGTGCAGCCGGTGACGTTCGGCCGGCTGGTGGCCGCCGAGTGGGTCAAGTTCCGCTCGCTGCGCTCGAGCTGGTGGGCGCTCGCGCTCGCCGTCGCGTTCTTCCCGATGTTCGCGGCCATGCGCAGCTCGAGCATCGCCCAGATCGCCGACGAGGCCCCCGCCGGGGCCTTCGTCGGGCCGGTCTACGTGACGTCGGGGCTCATGCTCGCGCAGCTCGTCCTGTGCGGCCTGGGCGTCGTGGTGGTCACCGCCGAGTACCGCACCGGCCAGATCCGCTCGACGCTCGTGGCCGCGCCCACCCGCCTGCCCGTGCTGTGGGCCAAGCTGCTGGTCGTCGTCGCGGTGGCGCTCGCCACCGGGCTGGTCGGAGCCGTGACGGGGTGGGTCGCCGCCGCGCCGTGGTTCGAGGCCGCCGGCATGAGCGTCGACCTGTCCCAGCCCGAGCACGTGCGGCTCATGCTCGGTGTCCCCCTGTACCTGGCCGCCATGGCGGCACTCGCGTACGGCATCGGCGCGGTCCTGCGCAGCTCGGCCGCGGGCATCGCGACCGTGCTGGGGCTCGTGTTCGTGGTCGAGCCCGCGTTCTCCTACATCCCGTGGCAACCGTTGCAGAGCCTCGCCGCCTACCTGCCCAGCGCCGCCGGCGCGCGGCTGGTCACGGCCGACGCCATGGGGTCGGTCATGTCCGGCTCGCAGAGCACGATGCTCGGCCCCTGGGCCGGGTACGCGGTCCTGCTCGGCTGGGTCGCCGCCGTCCTCGTGGTCGCCGCCGTGCTGCTCCGGCGCCGTGATGCGTGA
- a CDS encoding sensor histidine kinase encodes MTLEPGAPRDAPRPAAVAAAAGRVGAHVGRFLRRPAVAHVLVVGGFTAWALLMGLGADSMYWLSEHLDSAQVLRMQLACVVLTAAGATALCWRRSRPVVVAAAVGTLAIASLLATGATNGFEIGLAIALCSVAVARPVRDVWLTAAAVVLPVALVAWAAPLVRVLGTRVIGRDPGDPAALRSPLLPGALADAVTPAWLVTVVPVVVLVLLGIACGTLLRNRRLRLAALAEAAQARAAEQEQRARLTQADERARVAREMHDVVAHSITVMVALGGGAAAALDRAPDQSRLALKELVETGRTALDDVRRILGVLHAAEDAAEDAAGTPGGTAERSSDSSSEPAPMEPQPGTTDLPRLVERFRTAGLPVRTRGLAVTGLDGPACLDATAQLAVFRIVQESLTNALRHAPGTAGVDVEVRRAPGAVEVVVTDQGPGQDVAPTPGTRRGIVGMTERVAAFGGTVEAGPYGPGWRVRAQIPQPNDEGEA; translated from the coding sequence GTGACTCTCGAGCCCGGCGCACCCCGCGACGCGCCCCGCCCCGCGGCCGTGGCCGCGGCGGCGGGGCGCGTCGGCGCGCACGTCGGACGGTTCCTGCGCCGACCGGCCGTCGCGCACGTGCTCGTCGTGGGCGGCTTCACCGCCTGGGCCCTGCTGATGGGGCTCGGCGCCGACTCGATGTACTGGTTGTCCGAGCACCTCGACAGCGCGCAGGTGCTGCGGATGCAGCTCGCGTGCGTCGTCCTGACCGCCGCGGGCGCGACGGCGCTGTGCTGGCGGCGCAGCCGCCCGGTCGTCGTCGCCGCGGCCGTGGGTACCCTCGCGATCGCCTCGCTGCTGGCGACCGGCGCGACCAACGGGTTCGAGATCGGCCTCGCGATCGCCCTGTGCTCCGTCGCCGTCGCGCGTCCCGTGCGCGACGTGTGGCTCACGGCCGCGGCCGTGGTGCTGCCCGTGGCGCTCGTCGCGTGGGCCGCTCCGCTCGTCCGCGTGCTCGGCACCCGGGTGATCGGCAGGGACCCCGGCGACCCGGCCGCGCTGCGCTCCCCCCTGCTGCCCGGTGCCCTGGCCGACGCCGTCACGCCCGCGTGGCTGGTGACGGTGGTGCCCGTCGTCGTCCTCGTGCTGCTCGGGATCGCGTGCGGCACCCTCCTGCGCAACCGGCGCCTGCGGCTCGCGGCGCTCGCCGAGGCCGCGCAGGCACGCGCCGCCGAGCAGGAGCAACGCGCTCGCCTCACCCAGGCCGACGAGCGCGCCCGTGTCGCGCGCGAGATGCACGACGTCGTCGCACACTCCATCACCGTCATGGTCGCCCTCGGCGGGGGCGCCGCCGCGGCGCTCGACCGGGCACCGGACCAGTCGCGCCTGGCCCTCAAGGAGCTCGTCGAGACCGGCCGCACCGCGCTGGACGACGTGCGCCGGATCCTCGGAGTACTGCACGCCGCCGAGGACGCCGCCGAGGACGCCGCCGGAACGCCGGGCGGAACGGCCGAGCGCTCCTCCGACAGCTCGTCCGAGCCTGCTCCGATGGAGCCGCAGCCGGGCACCACCGACCTGCCCCGCCTGGTCGAGCGCTTCCGCACCGCGGGGCTGCCGGTACGCACGCGCGGCCTCGCCGTCACCGGGCTGGACGGCCCCGCCTGCCTCGACGCGACCGCACAGCTCGCCGTCTTCCGGATCGTGCAGGAGTCGCTCACCAACGCGCTGCGGCACGCCCCCGGCACGGCAGGCGTCGACGTGGAGGTCCGGCGGGCGCCCGGCGCCGTCGAGGTGGTCGTCACGGACCAGGGCCCCGGCCAGGACGTCGCTCCCACCCCGGGGACCCGACGCGGGATCGTGGGCATGACCGAGCGCGTCGCCGCGTTCGGCGGCACGGTCGAGGCCGGCCCGTACGGTCCGGGCTGGCGCGTGCGCGCGCAGATCCCGCAGCCGAATGACGAAGGAGAGGCATGA
- a CDS encoding response regulator produces MTRVLLVDDQALIRMGFRLLLSSTDDLEVVGEAQDGQAAVEQVAALRPDVVLMDVRMPGVNGIDATRRIVETHPETRVLVLTTFDLDEYAFAALRAGASGFLLKDAAPDELAAAVRTVASGDAVVSARITRRMLELFSEHLPAGDAQADADAVHPRLAPLTPREVEVLREIAEGLSNAEIAGRLFLSEATVKTHVGRVLAKLGVRDRVQAVVVAYETGLVRAGG; encoded by the coding sequence ATGACCCGCGTCCTGCTGGTCGACGACCAGGCGCTCATCCGGATGGGCTTCCGGCTGCTGCTGAGCAGCACGGACGACCTCGAGGTGGTCGGCGAGGCCCAGGACGGCCAGGCCGCGGTCGAGCAGGTCGCGGCGCTGCGTCCCGACGTCGTGCTCATGGACGTGCGCATGCCCGGCGTCAACGGGATCGACGCCACCCGACGCATCGTCGAGACGCACCCCGAGACGCGCGTGCTGGTCCTGACGACCTTCGACCTGGACGAGTACGCGTTCGCCGCCCTGCGCGCCGGCGCGAGCGGCTTCCTCCTCAAGGACGCCGCCCCCGACGAGCTCGCCGCCGCCGTGCGGACGGTCGCCTCCGGGGACGCCGTCGTGTCGGCCCGCATCACCCGCCGGATGCTGGAGCTCTTCTCCGAGCACCTCCCGGCCGGGGACGCGCAGGCCGACGCGGACGCGGTGCACCCGCGGCTGGCGCCCCTGACGCCCCGTGAGGTGGAGGTGCTGCGCGAGATCGCCGAAGGCCTGTCCAACGCCGAGATCGCCGGCCGGCTGTTCCTGTCCGAGGCGACGGTCAAGACGCACGTGGGCAGGGTGCTCGCCAAGCTGGGTGTCCGCGACCGCGTGCAGGCGGTCGTGGTGGCCTACGAGACGGGGCTGGTCCGCGCGGGCGGGTGA
- a CDS encoding glycoside hydrolase family 43 protein, with translation MTDLSAWRDASNPVLPGFHPDPSVCRVDGPDGTWYYVVNSTFEYLPGIPVHRSRDLVSWEHVGHVITDQLDYTDVRDSGGLYAPTIRHDGTRFLVVCTHLAGPGRQGGNFVVTAQDAAGPWSQPVWWPESEGVDPSLLLDDDGRIWAHGARGAHVPQWPNEGEVWVREVDPATLELVGPEVAIWNGALIGSEWTEGPHLYRRGQYVYLLAAEGGTGRHHAVTVARALSPTGPFEACTDNPVLTHRTLGPQSVVVNVGHADLVEAPDGTWWALCLASRLADGVDLLGRETFLLPVQWHDDWPVFAPGTATLVPEPGGPSGVTRQAGAGEPWLAVRRPPAAVAAGTGAGGDVTLRAGAGLAASEPAFLGRRLRHLAAEVSLALADVGPWVTASPEREVGLAVRQSSTQWVSAGVRAGDDGTVELVVTQCVDGAAAVVTRSPVAGQGTLSVRIGGRRAEVLWQPSGAAQTQVTALDVAHLGTTHAGWFVGCTYGAYALATIEEQVVVGQLSARSLEQ, from the coding sequence GTGACCGACCTGTCGGCCTGGCGGGACGCCTCGAACCCGGTCCTGCCCGGCTTCCACCCCGACCCGTCGGTCTGCCGGGTCGACGGCCCCGACGGGACCTGGTACTACGTCGTCAACTCGACGTTCGAGTACCTGCCCGGGATCCCCGTGCACCGCTCCCGCGACCTGGTCAGCTGGGAGCACGTGGGCCACGTGATCACCGATCAGCTGGACTACACGGACGTCCGGGACTCGGGAGGCCTGTACGCGCCCACGATCCGCCACGACGGCACGCGCTTCCTGGTCGTGTGCACGCACCTCGCCGGCCCCGGCCGGCAGGGCGGGAACTTCGTCGTGACCGCGCAGGACGCCGCGGGTCCGTGGTCCCAGCCCGTCTGGTGGCCGGAGAGCGAGGGCGTCGACCCGTCGCTGCTCCTCGACGACGACGGCCGGATCTGGGCGCACGGTGCACGCGGGGCGCACGTGCCGCAGTGGCCGAACGAGGGAGAGGTCTGGGTCCGCGAGGTGGACCCGGCGACCCTCGAGCTGGTCGGCCCCGAGGTGGCGATCTGGAACGGTGCGCTGATCGGTTCGGAGTGGACGGAGGGGCCGCACCTGTACCGGCGTGGCCAGTACGTCTATCTCCTCGCTGCCGAGGGCGGCACCGGTCGCCACCACGCCGTGACGGTCGCTCGGGCGCTGTCGCCCACGGGCCCGTTCGAGGCGTGCACCGACAACCCCGTCCTGACGCACCGCACGCTCGGCCCGCAGTCGGTGGTCGTGAACGTCGGGCACGCCGACCTCGTCGAGGCACCCGACGGCACCTGGTGGGCGCTGTGCCTGGCGTCGCGGCTCGCCGACGGCGTCGACCTGCTCGGCCGCGAGACGTTCCTGCTGCCGGTGCAGTGGCACGACGACTGGCCCGTCTTCGCGCCCGGCACCGCCACGCTGGTCCCCGAGCCGGGGGGCCCGTCGGGCGTCACGCGGCAGGCTGGTGCGGGGGAGCCGTGGCTCGCGGTCCGGCGCCCGCCTGCGGCGGTCGCCGCCGGGACCGGTGCAGGCGGAGACGTGACCCTGCGTGCCGGAGCGGGGCTGGCGGCGAGCGAGCCCGCGTTCCTCGGTCGCAGGCTGCGCCACCTGGCCGCGGAGGTGTCGCTGGCGCTCGCGGACGTGGGGCCGTGGGTCACCGCGTCGCCCGAGCGCGAGGTGGGTCTCGCCGTGCGGCAGTCCTCGACGCAGTGGGTCAGCGCCGGCGTGCGAGCGGGCGACGACGGCACGGTCGAGCTCGTGGTCACTCAGTGCGTCGACGGAGCGGCAGCGGTGGTGACGCGGTCGCCGGTGGCCGGGCAGGGCACCCTCTCGGTGCGGATCGGCGGGCGGCGGGCCGAGGTCCTGTGGCAGCCGTCCGGTGCGGCGCAGACCCAGGTCACGGCGCTGGACGTCGCGCACCTCGGCACGACGCACGCCGGCTGGTTCGTCGGGTGCACCTACGGTGCCTACGCCCTCGCGACGATCGAGGAGCAGGTCGTAGTGGGGCAGCTGTCGGCGCGGTCGCTGGAGCAGTGA
- the yicI gene encoding alpha-xylosidase, translating to MKFTDGYWQLRPGVDLLRPRDVEDIVREGDDLLAYAPTARIDSRGDTLNQPLITIRLTSPVPDVIGVRISHHLGAVDPGPHFALARAEHDVVVELPEAPGKGPATYTSGRLTARVATEGPWRMELVSDDGRVLTTSTHHSVGILSTPDGRFVREQLTMGVNETIYGLGERFGTFAKNGQSVDIWNEDGGTASEQAYKNVPFYLSDAGYGLFVAHPEHVSFEIGTEVVSRSQFSVAGSELQYYVVYGATPKEILERYTALTGRPARVPAWSYGLWLSTSFTTSYDEQTVTSFVSGMAERDLPLSVFHFDCFWMRQFHWSDFLWDPAMFPDPQGMLTRLKARGLRICVWINPYIAQRSYLFEEGRALGYLVRRADGSVWQWDKWQAGMALVDFTNPAAVAWYQGKLKALLDDGVDCFKTDFGERIPTDVVWHDGSDPQRMHNYYTQLYNKVVFELLETERGEGDAVLFARSATAGGQQFPVHWGGDCESTFVAMAESLRGGLSLGMSGFGFWSHDIGGFEGTPDPAVFKRWVAFGLLSSHSRLHGSNSYRVPWAFDDEAVDVTRAFTRLKMRLMPYLAGLGEEASTTGVPVMRAMALEFPGDRGVAGLGSQYMLGDALLVAPVFSAGQDTTVYLPQGRWTHLLTGEVVAGSGWRQEKHGFDSLPLYVRPGTVLPIGADETGPESAWADGVTLRLFELPDGYDAVTSVLGGTGAAASFRVVRTGSQVTVTSQDAVAGWSVALGALGEPVASAAGEVTLSIGTHP from the coding sequence ATGAAGTTCACCGACGGCTACTGGCAGCTGCGTCCCGGAGTGGACCTGCTGCGTCCGCGTGACGTCGAGGACATCGTCCGTGAGGGTGACGACCTGCTCGCGTACGCGCCGACCGCGCGGATCGACTCCCGCGGCGACACGCTCAACCAGCCGCTGATCACGATCCGCCTCACGTCGCCCGTCCCCGACGTGATCGGTGTGCGCATCTCCCACCACCTCGGCGCCGTCGACCCCGGCCCGCACTTCGCACTCGCCCGGGCGGAGCACGACGTCGTCGTGGAGCTGCCCGAGGCGCCCGGCAAGGGGCCGGCCACGTACACCTCGGGCCGGCTCACGGCGCGGGTCGCCACCGAGGGGCCCTGGCGGATGGAGCTCGTCTCCGACGACGGGCGCGTCCTGACCACCTCGACGCACCACAGCGTCGGGATCCTCAGCACGCCGGACGGCCGGTTCGTGCGCGAGCAGCTGACGATGGGCGTCAACGAGACCATCTACGGCCTCGGTGAGCGGTTCGGGACGTTCGCCAAGAACGGCCAGAGCGTGGACATCTGGAACGAGGACGGCGGCACCGCCTCCGAGCAGGCGTACAAGAACGTCCCCTTCTACCTGTCCGACGCCGGCTACGGGCTCTTCGTCGCGCACCCGGAGCACGTGTCGTTCGAGATCGGGACCGAGGTCGTCTCCCGCTCGCAGTTCTCCGTCGCGGGCTCCGAGCTGCAGTACTACGTCGTCTACGGCGCCACGCCCAAGGAGATCCTCGAGCGCTACACCGCGCTGACGGGCCGCCCCGCGCGCGTCCCGGCCTGGAGCTACGGGCTCTGGCTGTCCACCTCGTTCACCACCAGCTACGACGAGCAGACGGTCACGTCGTTCGTCAGCGGCATGGCGGAGCGCGACCTCCCCCTGTCGGTGTTCCACTTCGACTGCTTCTGGATGCGGCAGTTCCACTGGTCGGACTTCCTGTGGGACCCGGCGATGTTCCCCGACCCGCAGGGCATGCTCACCCGGCTGAAGGCCAGGGGCCTGCGGATCTGCGTGTGGATCAACCCCTACATCGCGCAGCGCAGCTACCTCTTCGAGGAGGGGCGGGCGCTGGGCTACCTGGTGCGGCGCGCCGACGGCAGCGTGTGGCAGTGGGACAAGTGGCAGGCCGGCATGGCGCTGGTCGACTTCACCAACCCCGCCGCGGTGGCGTGGTACCAGGGCAAGCTCAAGGCGCTGCTGGACGACGGCGTCGACTGCTTCAAGACGGACTTCGGCGAGCGCATCCCCACGGACGTCGTGTGGCACGACGGCAGCGACCCGCAGCGGATGCACAACTACTACACGCAGCTCTACAACAAGGTCGTCTTCGAGCTCCTGGAGACCGAGCGCGGCGAGGGCGACGCGGTGCTCTTCGCGCGCTCGGCGACCGCCGGCGGCCAGCAGTTCCCCGTGCACTGGGGCGGTGACTGCGAGTCGACCTTCGTGGCGATGGCCGAGTCCCTGCGCGGCGGCCTCTCGCTGGGCATGAGCGGCTTCGGGTTCTGGAGCCACGACATCGGCGGGTTCGAGGGCACCCCTGACCCGGCGGTGTTCAAGCGCTGGGTCGCCTTCGGCCTGCTGTCGTCCCACTCCCGCCTGCACGGGTCGAACTCGTACCGGGTCCCGTGGGCCTTCGACGACGAGGCCGTGGACGTGACCCGCGCCTTCACCCGCCTGAAGATGCGGCTGATGCCGTACCTCGCGGGCCTCGGTGAGGAGGCGAGCACGACGGGCGTCCCGGTGATGCGCGCGATGGCGCTGGAGTTCCCCGGCGACCGGGGCGTGGCCGGCCTGGGCAGCCAGTACATGCTCGGTGACGCACTGCTCGTCGCCCCCGTCTTCTCGGCGGGCCAGGACACCACCGTCTACCTGCCGCAGGGTCGGTGGACCCACCTGCTCACCGGCGAGGTCGTCGCGGGCAGCGGCTGGCGCCAGGAGAAGCACGGCTTCGACTCGCTGCCGCTGTACGTGCGGCCGGGGACCGTGCTGCCGATCGGCGCCGACGAGACCGGGCCGGAGTCGGCCTGGGCCGACGGGGTCACGCTGCGTCTGTTCGAGCTCCCCGACGGCTACGACGCCGTGACGAGCGTGCTCGGCGGCACCGGCGCGGCGGCGTCCTTCCGCGTCGTGCGCACCGGGTCGCAGGTCACCGTGACGAGCCAGGACGCCGTCGCCGGCTGGTCCGTCGCGCTCGGTGCGCTCGGCGAGCCCGTCGCGTCGGCGGCCGGCGAGGTCACGCTGAGCATCGGCACGCACCCGTGA
- a CDS encoding carbohydrate ABC transporter permease, which translates to MSIQSDVGQGPLGHPDAVPVPDPVRDARPVRRKPRKTHRNAWEGKPSPLGQGLKAVVLAGVVLTVLFPLYTVVLTSLSTTADVNRSGGMVIVPGTLTFSAYEQILNGGIVTRAAMVSIGITAVGTLLSTSVSMLAAYGLSRPSSILHRPILFVFLITMFFGAGMIPTYLLVSNLGLINSYWALILPGAVSAFNVLILRSFFMGIDPAITEAARIDGAGDWRILRSIVAPMSRAVIAVVALFYGVGYFNAFFNAMLYINDNAKWPLQLVLRSYVLQGVTLPGSGAGQVDVATGAVTGLPVKMAIMVLAVIPILLVYPFVQRHFTKGVIFGAVKG; encoded by the coding sequence ATGAGCATCCAGTCAGACGTCGGACAGGGCCCGCTGGGCCACCCGGACGCCGTCCCGGTCCCGGACCCCGTGCGCGACGCCCGCCCCGTGCGGCGCAAGCCCCGCAAGACGCACCGCAACGCGTGGGAGGGCAAGCCGTCCCCGCTCGGTCAGGGCCTGAAGGCCGTCGTCCTGGCGGGTGTGGTGCTCACGGTCCTCTTCCCGCTCTACACGGTCGTGCTGACCTCGCTGTCGACGACGGCGGACGTCAACCGGTCGGGCGGCATGGTCATCGTGCCCGGCACGCTCACCTTCAGCGCCTACGAGCAGATCCTCAACGGCGGCATCGTGACGCGCGCCGCCATGGTGAGCATCGGCATCACCGCGGTCGGCACGCTGCTGTCGACCTCGGTGTCCATGCTCGCCGCGTACGGGCTCTCCCGGCCGAGCTCGATCCTGCACCGGCCGATCCTGTTCGTCTTCCTCATCACGATGTTCTTCGGCGCCGGGATGATCCCGACGTACCTGCTGGTCAGCAACCTCGGCCTGATCAACAGCTACTGGGCGCTGATCCTGCCCGGGGCCGTCTCGGCCTTCAACGTCCTGATCCTGCGGTCGTTCTTCATGGGGATCGACCCGGCCATCACCGAGGCGGCGCGCATCGACGGTGCCGGCGACTGGCGGATCCTGCGCAGCATCGTCGCGCCCATGTCCCGGGCGGTCATCGCCGTCGTCGCGCTGTTCTACGGCGTCGGGTACTTCAACGCGTTCTTCAACGCGATGCTCTACATCAACGACAACGCCAAGTGGCCGCTGCAGCTCGTCCTGCGGTCCTACGTCCTGCAGGGCGTGACGCTCCCGGGCAGCGGGGCCGGCCAGGTCGACGTGGCCACCGGCGCCGTCACCGGGCTCCCGGTCAAGATGGCGATCATGGTGCTCGCCGTCATCCCCATCCTGCTGGTGTACCCGTTCGTGCAGCGGCACTTCACCAAGGGCGTGATCTTCGGCGCCGTGAAGGGATGA
- a CDS encoding ABC transporter permease, with protein MTTGTTTPGPTAQPSGRGAGGEPAATPSSRPRRRSRRQVVPDGGAPVNRVTWRTRLRRDRTLLTMTLPGIVLLVVFAYVPMLGNVIAWQDYSPYTGILDSAFVGWDNFVRVFTNPLFLHSVENTLVITAFQLVFYFPIPIVLALLLNSVITPGLRTTIQSIIYLPHFFSWVLVVTIFQQIFGGAGLVNRVLADAGYSGFDLMTNPDSFLVLITAQAVWKDAGWGIIIFLAALATVDPAHYEAAAMDGAGRWRRMWHITLPAIRPTIILLLILRLGDALTVGFEQLILQRDAVGSGAAEVIDTFVYYQGVVNGDWAFAAAAGLVKGVVSLLLVLGANKLAHVFGEDGVYRKS; from the coding sequence ATGACGACCGGAACGACGACCCCCGGCCCGACGGCTCAGCCGTCGGGCCGGGGGGCCGGCGGCGAACCCGCCGCCACCCCATCGAGCCGGCCGCGCCGGCGCTCGCGGCGCCAGGTGGTCCCCGACGGTGGCGCCCCGGTCAACCGCGTCACCTGGCGTACGCGGCTGAGGCGGGACAGGACGCTGCTCACGATGACCCTGCCGGGCATCGTGCTCCTGGTGGTCTTCGCCTACGTCCCGATGCTGGGCAACGTCATCGCGTGGCAGGACTACTCCCCGTACACGGGGATCCTCGACAGCGCGTTCGTGGGCTGGGACAACTTCGTCCGCGTCTTCACCAACCCGTTGTTCCTGCACTCGGTCGAGAACACGCTCGTGATCACGGCGTTCCAGCTGGTGTTCTACTTCCCGATCCCGATCGTGCTCGCCCTGCTGCTGAACAGCGTGATCACGCCGGGTCTGCGCACCACGATCCAGTCGATCATCTACCTGCCCCACTTCTTCTCGTGGGTGCTCGTCGTGACGATCTTCCAGCAGATCTTCGGCGGCGCGGGCCTGGTGAACCGGGTCCTGGCCGACGCCGGCTACAGCGGGTTCGACCTGATGACCAACCCGGACTCGTTCCTGGTCCTCATCACCGCGCAGGCCGTCTGGAAGGACGCCGGCTGGGGCATCATCATCTTCCTCGCCGCGCTGGCGACCGTGGACCCGGCCCACTACGAGGCCGCGGCGATGGACGGTGCCGGGCGGTGGCGGCGGATGTGGCACATCACGCTTCCCGCGATCCGGCCGACGATCATCCTGCTGCTCATCCTGCGCCTGGGCGACGCGCTCACCGTCGGGTTCGAGCAGCTGATCCTGCAGCGCGACGCCGTCGGCTCCGGCGCCGCGGAGGTCATCGACACCTTCGTGTACTACCAGGGCGTCGTGAACGGCGACTGGGCGTTCGCCGCTGCCGCCGGCCTGGTCAAGGGTGTCGTCTCTCTGCTCCTCGTCCTGGGAGCGAACAAGCTCGCGCACGTCTTCGGTGAGGATGGGGTGTACCGCAAATCATGA